The following are encoded in a window of Salvelinus sp. IW2-2015 unplaced genomic scaffold, ASM291031v2 Un_scaffold1093, whole genome shotgun sequence genomic DNA:
- the LOC112069719 gene encoding uncharacterized protein, whose translation MLHTPTPALITHTTCPSPTLSHPHPLLPPPTPLLHPPHPARITTPAPSTTPLHSPSPLQHQAHHTTCSHPPTPLSITPPCLINHTPAPIATQHLLSSPTPLSHPHHPTTLAPSTPCSHPPHTLLPPPTPLLHHPHPCSHPPHRLPSPHIPPHPPLLLAIHSTEPLPSTHSPAPIHHTPLHSTHTLLHTTPLHSIPPHTPLSLHPTLLHPPHPAPSTHTHCFPSTTHLLPSTHLCSYHTPCSHHPQLLPITTPLLSVITI comes from the coding sequence ATGCTCCATACCCCCACCCCTGCTCTCATCACCCACACCACCTGTCCATCCCCAACCCTGTCCCATCCCCACCCGCTGCTCCCTCCACCAACACCCCTGCTCCATCCACCACACCCTGCTCGCATCACAACCCCTGCTCCATCCACCACACCCCTGCACTCCCCATCACCCCTGCAACACCAGGCTCACCACACCACCTGCTCTCATCCACCCACACCCCTGTCCATCACCCCCCCCTGCCTCATCAACCACACCCCTGCTCCCATCGCCACCCAACACCTGCTCTCATCACCCACACCCCTCTCGCATCCACATCACCCGACTACCCTTGCACCCAGCACCCCCTGCTCCCATCCACCACACACCCTGCTCCCACCACCCACACCCCTGCTCCACCACCCACACCCCTGCTCTCATCCACCCCACCGGCTCCCATCACCACACATTCCTCCCCATCCACCCTTGCTCCTTGCCATCCACTCCACCGAGCCGCTCCCATCCACCCACAGCCCTGCTCCCATCCACCACACCCCTCTCCACTCCACCCACACCCTGCTCCATACCACACCCCTGCACTCCATTCCACCCCacacccctctctcactccacccAACCCTGCTCCATCCACCACACCCTGCTCCATCCACCCACACCCACTGCTTCCCATCCACCACACACCTGCTCCCATCCACACACCTTTGCTCCTATCACACACCCTGCTCCCATCACCCACAACTGCTACCAATCACCACACCACTGCTCTCTGTCATTACCATTTAG